A window of Tripterygium wilfordii isolate XIE 37 chromosome 7, ASM1340144v1, whole genome shotgun sequence contains these coding sequences:
- the LOC120002895 gene encoding probable serine/threonine-protein kinase PBL17, with protein sequence MKIALDTAKGLACLHGSERSIIYRDFKTSNILLDEDFNAKLSDFGLAKDGPMGDQTHVSTRVMGTYGYAAPEYIMTGNCRKLIALKDPMSSEKVNVFTFERKNNDFDMEICCSSFFCVNTRLS encoded by the exons ATGAAGATTGCTCTGGATACAGCGAAAGGGCTAGCTTGCCTTCACGGTTCGGAGAGATCTATCATCTATCGTGACTTCAAGACGTCAAACATCTTGCTGGATGAG GATTTTAATGCCAAGCTTTCAGATTTTGGGCTTGCAAAGGATGGGCCAATGGGAGACCAGACCCATGTGTCAACACGAGTGATGGGCACATATGGATACGCTGCTCCTGAATATATCATGACAGGTAATTGCCGTAAACTAATTGCATTGAAAGATCCCATGTCTTCTGAAAAAGTAAATGTCTTTACATTTGAGAGAAAGAACAATGACTTTGACATGGAGATATGttgctcttctttcttttgcGTAAATACCAGACTGTCTTAA
- the LOC120002893 gene encoding alpha carbonic anhydrase 7-like, whose protein sequence is MKLFFCRLFIVVLLLLLQYYSFPAAAQEVENEREFDYNHHGEIGPHRWGEIKPEWSACNHGSMQSPIDLLNERVEVVSHLGRIHREYKPSNATIKNRGHDIMLKWVDGAGTLEINGTEYVLQQCHWHSPSEHTIDGKSFDLEAHLVHESKDGKVAVIGIMYTIGRPDTFLSSIIDHLSVVTDNEDEEKVIGEVNPRDIKFGSRKYYRYIGSLTIPPCTENVIWTMVRKVRTVTREQVKLLRVAVHDESDTNARPLQPINKRSVQLYRPRENEKNRKLL, encoded by the exons ATGAAGCTCTTCTTTTGCCGTCTTTTCattgttgttcttcttcttcttctccaatacTATTCATTTCCGGCCGCCGCTCAAGAAGTTG AAAATGAAAGAGAGTTTGATTATAACCACCATGGAGAGATTGGACCTCATCGATGGGGAGAAATTAAACCCGAATGGAGTGCATGCAATCACGGATCGATGCAATCACCCATTGATCTCTTGAATGAGAGAGTTGAAGTTGTTTCTCATTTAGGGAGAATCCACAGAGAATACAAGCCTTCCAACGCTACCATAAAAAACAGAGGCCATGATATTATG TTGAAATGGGTAGATGGAGCAGGAACTCTTGAAATAAATGGAACTGAATACGTACTCCAACAGTGCCACTGGCATTCACCATCTGAGCATACCATCGACGGCAAGAG tTTTGATTTAGAAGCTCACCTGGTTCATGAGAGCAAAGATGGCAAGGTTGCCGTAATTGGGATCATGTACACAATCGGAAGGCCTGATACTTTCTTGTCATCT ATCATCGATCATTTATCAGTGGTTACTGATAACGAAGATGAGGAGAAGGTAATAGGTGAGGTTAACCCAAGAGATATAAAGTTTGGAAGCAGAAAGTATTACAGATACATTGGCTCTCTCACAATCCCTCCTTGTACTGAAAATGTTATCTGGACCATGGTTAGAAAG gTGAGGACAGTGACTAGAGAACAAGTGAAATTGCTTCGTGTAGCTGTTCACGAT GAGTCAGATACAAATGCAAGACCACTACAGCCTATAAACAAGCGTTCAGTGCAGCTTTATAGGCCAAGGGAAAACGAGAAGAATAGAAAgctattataa
- the LOC120002758 gene encoding lysM domain receptor-like kinase 3, with amino-acid sequence MCKTKMAVEASDPNSARSRPSQTPRARPTPSSRTATKTPKFTTSSSSDPSTSNYLPTSSYSSTTSTTLSSRTSLSSLRDTLPENPHLYDLSEIRAATNNFLAKRHSSSSTPSWRGSLRGRDCIIFQRKFRRKIEMPQLRERLSVICRSHHASIIKLLGASVSGDYIYLVYDFVHGANLAECLRNQKNPNFTVLSTWISRMQIATDIAHGFDYIHNKTGLNITFAHNHLKSSSIMVTEPSFNAKICHFGAAQLCGETDDNEAKTVRSIRGEIEEMLEESSSTQQLKRSDSNRKQFEGVRGYMSPEFQSTGIATRKSDVYAFGVVVLELLSGDEPFKYKFDRGKGEFMRTSLIETAADAIDSGGGDGGGERLRRWVDRRLKDSFPVEVAVKLTRVALDCVDLDPDKRPDMGHVAGKISKLYLQSKSWSDKMKIPTEISVSLAPR; translated from the coding sequence ATGTGCAAAACCAAAATGGCTGTTGAAGCTTCCGATCCCAACTCAGCCCGGTCTCGTCCGAGTCAGACCCCCCGAGCTCGACCCACTCCGTCCTCTCGCACGGCCACCAAAACCCCGAAATTCACCACCAGCTCCTCTTCAGATCCCTCAACTTCAAATTACCTACCtacttcttcttattcttctacAACAAGCACAACGCTATCCAGCCGAACCTCCCTCTCCAGCCTCCGAGACACACTACCGGAGAACCCTCACCTCTACGACTTATCCGAGATTCGCGCAGCTACCAACAATTTCCTCGCCAAGCGccactcctcctcctccaccccaTCCTGGCGCGGCTCCTTGCGGGGCCGAGACTGCATAATCTTCCAGCGCAAGTTCAGACGCAAAATCGAGATGCCACAGCTGAGAGAACGGTTGTCGGTGATATGCAGGAGCCACCATGCGAGTATAATTAAGCTCCTCGGGGCTTCAGTCTCAGGAGATTATATATACCTCGTGTATGACTTCGTTCACGGCGCTAATCTCGCCGAATGTTTGCGGAACCAAAAGAACCCGAATTTCACGGTCTTGTCTACCTGGATCTCCAGAATGCAGATCGCAACGGATATAGCACACGGCTTCGATtatatccacaacaaaactggattaaacataactttTGCTCATAATCACTTGAAGAGCAGTAGCATTATGGTGACTGAACCGTCATTTAACGCCAAGATCTGTCACTTTGGTGCGGCGCAATTGTGTGGAGAGACGGACGATAATGAGGCCAAAACTGTCCGTTCTATTAGGGGTGAAATCGAGGAAATGCTTGAGGAGTCTTCTTCAACGCAACAATTGAAGAGATCTGATAGCAATAGAAAGCAATTCGAAGGCGTGAGAGGGTACATGTCTccggaattccaaagcacaggTATCGCAACTCGGAAGTCGGACGTGTACGCGTTTGGAGTCGTAGTCCTGGAGCTATTATCAGGTGATGAGCCTTTCAAGTACAAATTTGATAGAGGGAAAGGTGAGTTTATGAGGACTTCGTTGATCGAGACGGCAGCAGATGCGATCGACAGCGGGGGCGGGGACGGTGGTGGTGAAAGATTGAGGAGGTGGGTGGATAGGAGGCTGAAGGACTCGTTCCCGGTGGAAGTCGCCGTGAAGCTAACACGTGTAGCTCTTGATTGCGTCGACTTGGATCCAGATAAACGGCCAGACATGGGACACGTGGCTGGTAAAATTTCGAAGTTGTATTTACAATCGAAGAGCTGGTCGGATAAGATGAAGATACCGACAGAGATTTCAGTCTCGTTGGCTCCTAGATGA